TTTTTCGCGCTGAATTATTTTCGGTCTCCAGCGTCATTCTTTCATTTATCTTTTGCACCGCCCTTGCAATCTCCTCATGATCCTCAGTGCGATGAAACACTCTCGCTTTGGAGACATCGATATATTTGCCACAGTGGTTGCATCTTACCTTCTTGCATGAAAGAGACACGCCCCTAGCACGGCGGCATTTGGAACAGATTATAACCCCGAGCATCAGAACTCTACGAAAACCGCAGATGAGATGCAGGCACCATAGTGATCCATGGGGATGGAGAG
This Methanomassiliicoccales archaeon DNA region includes the following protein-coding sequences:
- a CDS encoding DUF1922 domain-containing protein — protein: LHPHGSLWCLHLICGFRRVLMLGVIICSKCRRARGVSLSCKKVRCNHCGKYIDVSKARVFHRTEDHEEIARAVQKINERMTLETENNSARKRCRTLPRCQASKADLLTEEGLRRLALKLSGKGGFFSIQDIMSELKVNEEGATEILARMLSEGIAYEPMPGVFRPLPP